The Allochromatium tepidum genome has a window encoding:
- a CDS encoding ATP-binding protein, whose amino-acid sequence MNTPSTPSVKPPKSLLRQVGRAIADFRMIGEGDRILLGVSGGKDSLSLLQILAHLRTYAPVRFELAVLTVDPEVPGYDPQRLKDYYDRLGLTWHYEQQPLMEQAKTHMDGDSFCAYCSRMKRGIMYRLCREHGYNVLALGQHLDDLAESLLMSLFHGGQLRTMKAHYRNQDGDVRIIRPLVYCRERQTADFARRAGLPVIPDSCPACFTRPTRREHMKALLAREEAEHSTIFSSILHALRPIMVEGELPEPGWTCRSEPSSPSD is encoded by the coding sequence ATGAACACTCCAAGCACCCCATCGGTCAAACCGCCCAAGTCATTGCTGCGCCAGGTCGGGCGGGCCATCGCTGATTTCCGCATGATCGGCGAGGGGGATCGCATCCTCCTCGGCGTCTCCGGCGGCAAGGACTCGCTCTCGCTCTTACAGATCCTGGCCCATCTGCGCACCTATGCCCCGGTCCGTTTCGAGCTGGCGGTCCTCACCGTCGATCCCGAGGTGCCGGGCTATGATCCGCAGCGACTGAAGGATTATTACGACCGGCTCGGTCTGACCTGGCACTATGAACAGCAGCCGCTGATGGAACAGGCCAAGACGCACATGGACGGCGATTCGTTCTGTGCCTATTGCTCGCGCATGAAGCGCGGCATCATGTACCGGCTCTGTCGCGAACATGGCTACAACGTGCTGGCGCTGGGGCAGCATCTCGACGATCTGGCCGAGAGTCTGCTGATGTCGCTGTTCCACGGCGGTCAGTTGCGCACCATGAAGGCGCACTATCGCAACCAGGACGGCGATGTGCGCATCATCCGTCCGCTGGTCTACTGCCGCGAGCGCCAGACGGCCGACTTCGCCCGTCGTGCCGGCTTGCCCGTGATCCCGGATTCCTGCCCGGCCTGCTTCACCAGGCCGACCCGACGCGAGCACATGAAAGCCTTGCTGGCGCGCGAGGAAGCCGAACACAGCACGATCTTCTCCAGTATCCTCCATGCCCTCAGGCCGATCATGGTCGAGGGCGAACTGCCTGAACCGGGCTGGACATGCCGATCCGAGCCAAGCTCGCCCTCGGACTGA
- a CDS encoding Uma2 family endonuclease — protein sequence MSQAALEPACYDDILDLPEHLVGEILNGTLYTQPRPAAKHARAYSALGYLIGGPFDGSIGGPGGWWIFDEPELHLGADVLVPDLAGWRRERMPAIPDTAWFDLAPDWVCEILSPSTAAKDRAIKRPIYAREGVEHLWLIDPQTRTLEVYRLQADGHWLLLDTLKDDSPVSQPPFEAVTFPLNALWTD from the coding sequence ATGTCTCAAGCCGCCCTCGAGCCGGCCTGTTACGATGACATACTCGACCTGCCAGAACATCTGGTGGGCGAAATTTTGAACGGCACCCTGTATACGCAACCGCGTCCGGCCGCCAAGCATGCGCGTGCTTATTCGGCTCTGGGCTACCTGATCGGCGGCCCGTTCGACGGCAGTATCGGTGGGCCGGGCGGCTGGTGGATCTTCGACGAACCGGAATTACACCTCGGCGCCGATGTCCTGGTGCCGGATCTGGCCGGTTGGCGGCGCGAGCGGATGCCCGCCATTCCGGATACGGCTTGGTTCGATTTGGCTCCCGATTGGGTGTGCGAAATCCTCTCGCCCTCCACGGCCGCCAAGGATCGCGCGATCAAGCGGCCGATCTATGCGCGCGAGGGCGTCGAACATCTGTGGCTGATCGATCCGCAGACGCGGACGCTGGAGGTCTACCGGCTCCAGGCCGACGGGCACTGGCTGCTGCTCGATACGCTCAAGGACGACAGCCCCGTCAGTCAGCCGCCGTTCGAGGCCGTGACCTTCCCCTTGAACGCGCTCTGGACCGATTGA
- a CDS encoding transglutaminase TgpA family protein, with amino-acid sequence MHKTDSIAPKIDRIPADERPERHQILWTTLLVAAACAPFARYLDGQVTAFLALILAIRLVALHRPAALPNRRIRALLAFAGLGNCLAAYHTVTGQDGGSALLATMIVLKLLELDTKRDLRLVLILLGFLSVVQFLFDESFQLTFYLGLIALGLVTLLTELNGGLGAAGLRPALRVSARLALQAIPLTIVLFVLFPRLTAPLWSLGIDSSRGLMGMSDSMEPGNISELAVNGELAFRARFADRRPDSNQLYWRGPVLWKMDGRRWTPGAPPSDRQQPARLIESSDPIEYEVVMEPTKQRWLFALDMPVSEPEGTAISPDHQLLSNQPVTALKRYNARSVLSYRTAEPDERVRALALALPDNVTPRMRALVEDWRTPGGNGSDGREERADDWTLVQRALAHFNRENFYYTLLPPKLGANPADEFLFETRSGFCEHYAGSFALLMRIAGIPSRIVLGYLGGETNEFGGYTIVRQSDAHAWVEVLIEGRGWVRVDPTAAVDPSRIDNRVATELLGAGASVRFDLGEAAALARWMRDLRLLGDTLEATWQNWVLDFSAQDQRRLMDRLGLGAWQEYGLAVLMVLAVSLTLGGILLVLMRERTERDPLERLYARLCRRLAGVGLPRLPHEGPGDYGRRIAAARPDLATDVGGFLALYVPARYGERSTPETLQRLSNLLRDFQPKAQSVQSAFKGKVTASNGG; translated from the coding sequence CAACCGCCGGATTCGCGCCCTGCTGGCCTTCGCCGGTCTGGGCAACTGTCTGGCGGCCTATCACACCGTCACCGGCCAGGACGGCGGCTCGGCGCTACTGGCGACCATGATCGTTCTCAAGCTGCTGGAGCTCGACACCAAGCGCGATCTGCGTCTGGTGCTAATCCTGCTCGGGTTTCTGAGCGTGGTGCAGTTCCTGTTCGACGAATCCTTCCAGCTCACCTTCTATCTGGGACTGATCGCCCTGGGTCTGGTCACGCTGCTGACCGAACTCAATGGCGGACTGGGGGCGGCGGGTCTGCGCCCGGCGCTGCGGGTGAGTGCGCGACTGGCGCTCCAGGCCATCCCGCTCACCATCGTGCTCTTCGTGCTCTTTCCGCGTCTGACCGCGCCGCTCTGGAGTCTGGGGATCGACAGTTCCAGGGGCTTGATGGGCATGTCGGACAGCATGGAGCCGGGCAACATCAGCGAACTGGCGGTCAATGGCGAACTGGCCTTTCGCGCGCGCTTCGCGGACCGGCGTCCGGATTCGAATCAGCTCTACTGGCGCGGTCCGGTGCTGTGGAAGATGGATGGACGCCGCTGGACGCCGGGTGCACCGCCGTCCGACCGGCAGCAGCCGGCGCGACTGATCGAATCGTCCGACCCGATCGAGTACGAAGTGGTCATGGAGCCGACCAAGCAACGCTGGCTGTTCGCGCTCGACATGCCGGTCAGCGAGCCGGAGGGCACGGCGATCAGTCCGGACCACCAGTTGCTGTCGAACCAGCCGGTGACGGCGCTCAAGCGCTACAACGCGCGCTCGGTCCTCAGCTATCGCACCGCTGAGCCGGACGAGCGGGTGCGCGCGCTGGCGCTCGCACTGCCCGACAATGTCACCCCCCGGATGCGAGCCCTGGTCGAGGACTGGCGTACCCCGGGCGGCAATGGCTCGGATGGTCGCGAAGAACGCGCCGACGACTGGACACTCGTCCAACGGGCGCTGGCCCATTTCAACCGCGAGAACTTCTATTACACTCTGCTGCCGCCCAAACTCGGCGCCAACCCGGCCGATGAGTTCCTGTTCGAGACCCGTAGCGGCTTTTGCGAACACTATGCCGGCAGTTTCGCGCTCCTGATGCGGATTGCGGGCATCCCGTCGCGCATCGTGCTCGGCTATCTCGGCGGCGAGACCAACGAGTTCGGCGGCTATACCATCGTGCGTCAGTCCGACGCCCATGCCTGGGTCGAGGTGCTGATCGAGGGACGCGGCTGGGTGCGGGTCGATCCGACGGCGGCGGTCGATCCGTCGCGCATCGACAATCGCGTGGCCACCGAGCTGCTCGGGGCCGGCGCCTCTGTGCGCTTCGATCTCGGCGAGGCGGCGGCACTGGCACGCTGGATGCGCGATCTGCGTTTGCTGGGCGACACTCTGGAAGCGACCTGGCAGAACTGGGTGCTGGATTTCTCGGCTCAGGATCAGCGCCGGCTCATGGATCGGCTCGGGCTGGGCGCCTGGCAGGAATATGGACTGGCGGTGCTGATGGTGCTGGCCGTCTCGCTGACCCTGGGCGGCATCCTGCTGGTCCTGATGCGCGAACGCACCGAGCGCGACCCGCTCGAACGGCTCTATGCGCGTCTGTGCCGGCGGCTGGCCGGTGTCGGACTGCCGCGCCTGCCGCACGAGGGGCCGGGCGACTATGGTCGGCGCATCGCCGCCGCGCGGCCGGATCTGGCCACGGATGTCGGCGGTTTCCTCGCGCTCTATGTCCCGGCGCGCTATGGCGAGCGATCCACGCCCGAGACGCTGCAACGGCTGTCCAATCTGCTGCGTGACTTCCAGCCCAAGGCTCAATCGGTCCAGAGCGCGTTCAAGGGGAAGGTCACGGCCTCGAACGGCGGCTGA